AAAATATTGACGTGTTATGTCAATAATTGAACCACGGTCGAAAATTAAAAGTTGGTGTACCAAAAACCAAAACTAAACTTTCAAAAGTTAATAATCAAACAGAAAAATGAACAAGTTAAGGAAAAAAATCATTTTGGGGAAACGAAAGGACGGTCACAAAGCTTTATTAACGAATAATGGTAAGCACCTAAAGAGAGCCCCGTCACTTGTTTTTGTGAAGGACGTTTTGTGCACCCACGCCCATTGCTGCGGCCATCGCCATCGAATCCAACAGGGCATGAACAGTTAAAACTACCCAGAGTATTAACGCAGATTCCAAGTGGATCGCAGGGGCTATCCAGGCATTCATTTATATCTGATAACCACAAGTATCATCACAGCATCAGACATGAATTTGGTTCAGACAACTTAATTGTGGTATATATAGAAGCTAACCTTTGCAGCCTGGCTCCAAATATGGATTCCCCTCGTATCCATTAAAGCAGCTGCAGCTGTATCCTCCAAGTTTGGTATCAGTATCAATGCAACTACTGTTTTgatgacaagaaaaatcattgGATTTCCGAGCTTCGCTGCAAGTTTTGTTCCCGATCACCCACTCCAGGACTATAGGGACATTTTCTATTGTTCGGTTTTTAAATGTCGGGTCAGAAAGATCAGATACACGAAAGGTGAAGCTATCTTGGTCACCTAGAAAGGCATAACCACAACGGTCAAAGGGCCACACAACTGTGTGATTGTAAAGGCTACCTAAACCTGCGGCGAAGCTCTGTAGGCCTCTGGGTATTGAGGTCTGGCAGCATCCAATTCCTGTGCAAAATCCATCCTGAAGATCCTCTTTTGCAGCACACGTGGAAACACACCCCGTGCTAAAATTAGCTCCTTTTGTTCCTAATATTATAGCGAGATCATCACATCCGACGATTGTGAACTTATTTTTGTCAGAAAAGCTGAAGTATGTTTCTAGATTGATATAAAACGAGTTAGATAAGGTCAGATTGCCCTGTTGGTTGAAACAGCGAGTTGCTAACCAGTTCTTGACTCTCACTTCGGAGTTTGATATATCGACTACCTCAAGATTTCCCATGCTATAGGGCTTGGGAGGGTTGAAAGAAGTATTGCAGTTGATATCAAACGATGGATCTACTGAGCAACCTGAACCTAAGCCAATGCCAAAAGGATATGGAACGGTCAAGTTCCCGCACTTGCTTTGGCATCCAGGCTTGGCGATATTGGCGCCTTTTGTGATGTTTGTGAGGGGTTGGGTTGTGTTGGTTTTTTCAGAATGTACCAGGGAGATTTGCAGCATTGCTAAATGATACCAAAAAGCATACAGAAGAAGTTTTGTGAACATCTTTGCTGATGATATTCAACAAATAAATGCATTCACAATATAAACCACAATATATAGCATGAAGCTACAGCAAAAAACACAGCAGATTTGGATTATACTTTTCTATGCCAACTAATTAACTATTTTCTATTCCTTTCTCGACTACGTCAGGTAGATCATTAAAAAAAGGGGCAAAACCAGTGTATCAGAACACTAAAGAATTACTGAGAAGCCAATTGAATTGGTCACTTGAGAACAAATTTGTGACGTGAAAATGATGTTTTGTCCAAAGTCAATAAAAATCCATAAGAAGTGTGCCTTAACCATTAACAAGCCCCATCCTTGATCTGCTTTTAAGGCTCACGAGGCACACCCCATATGTGGAGACAAGGATAAACCATTTCGCTACCATTTTAACAGCTTCTAAAGTATATTTGATAGTATGTTGTACTGGTTCTCTTTGCATAATTAGATTCTAGTATATGATCATCATGAGTGCCTCACTTTTAAAAGGCTTGCTTTGCATTGCATGTTGCGCCAAGACTCTAATCTGCCTAAGGCGTAAACGTCTTCTTAGGAATATGTTCTTGTCTCGATTCCTAGACCCACCGTTGAATGTTAGCTCAACATGAATCCCCTTATTTGAGTGCTGTACCTACTAATGGTGAAAAAACCATTGGTTGCTTAAAATGTTAACGAGCAGGTACATTAATCAGAAGTGCATTCAGATGCAACAAATAATTAAGCTGCCCAAATATGAAATTCAGCAAGTTGATCCAAGAATGTCATGACATGATCAGTTGGAGCAATAAGatagtaaaaaaaaacatagatTGGCCATGGCAAATAAATTGGGAGTTGACTGACTTTAATTTGCATCTTAAGAATTAGTAAAGCTTAAACAAAGAAGAAACATAGAATTGGAGAAGAATGTCAACTGCGGCTGTCTTTTTCTTTCTTCTATAAATAATCAAGATTCATAACGTATCACCCTCAAAATAAGAACAATTCAAGGAGTTGGTTTACAATCTGAATCAGGGGAGGCGTTAATTTTCTATCTAATGACATCATATACATCACTCGGAGTAATATAATAGCAAAGCGTAGATTTTTGAGCTGCAACCAATGATATCGAGTTCATATTGGAATTTATTTAACTCGACATGGATTCTCACACATGctccaaaacaaaacaacaatttattttttgCTAAACTGTTGCATTTTGTTGTGGTTGCGAATGAGACAATACTCAATAGATTTAACTCatctattatctattaattACCAAAGAATTTAATCTGAAAACGAATGACCCGAAATGAATCCACACATGTTAGAACATTTAACTGCAAGTTGTAGCAAGTAAAAACTTATTTGTTCAAACAAGGTTACTACAATTTagtatattaatttatattttataaacatATTGAAAACTTGTTAGAATCAGCAACTGAACATTTCCAAGTGGTATTAGTCAAATTTGAAGTCATTGTTTATTCATGAACAAAAGTAAGATCCTAAATAGCTTTGATCTAACATGAAAAAATTAGAATGAAAGCAACATTGTCAACTCCGAATAATACGCCTATTTAATTCATTGTGAATCAGGTAGACTTCAACCAGTCAAGAACAAATAATTATCATGGCCGGCCGGGAAGCATATCCGTGTCACTCTAGATCTATATTTCATCTGAAAAATTGCATCAAATTAATTGGCTAAATCTGTTGAAGAACGGCCATTTCTGAATATCCATACAGTCGTTTTCTCAGTTATTATGATTTCCGCCATTATTTATAACATTTGTTCTGTTTTTCGTCATTTCTTTTGTTTCCGCCTGAATTATATGGTTAATTATTCTCCAGTCTCCACTGTTCATTAGGCGAAGAATACTTACATTTACAAATTTTGACTAAATTGATTCTTCCATCAATTTAATAGTTTAAATTATCCGTAGACATGACATTTGTAGTCAAGCCCCTGAAATCCCCAAAACGAGTACTCCGCtggtttttcttttcttttcttttttttttgttccacTTGTTTTATCTTCTTGTTAGCCTCACGACCTCTGTTTTAAGGACGTAACTATCACATGACATCTCTATCGTTAGTTTTAATCATTAAAATTGACAGAGTGACTAACTCagtcaaaatttttaaacatttgGTACTAAAGCcagaataccaaaatatttaggacCAAATCGATAATGGAGCGGAAGATTTGAAATTGAACCGAGTCTTTCCCCCACCCAATGATATTGAATATTTGAActcatattaaaatatatttaacttgaaataaaataacaattgaTTTTTTACAAAACTACTTTTGTTATAAACAATACTTATTCGCACCAAAATGGAACGGAACAGAACAAAACAGAGTCTTTATGCACATAATAATTGGCATAGAATGGGAGAGTTGAGACAGACGGACAGGAAGAACCAAACCAAGAATGCAGAACTTATCCTCGAATCTGTGGTGTCTAGCGAGGGACATTGTTGGAAGGCAACATGTGGCTCTCCAAACTATAAAGTCCCGAGTACTCCCCAGTAAAAAAATCAGGACTCGTTGACACCGGGGGCGGGAAGAGATCCGTTTCGACAGTTTTCGAACCAATGCTTGTTTCAATGATCACATCTTGCTTATTGGAATGTACTACATTATACTTTCTCAGCATCTCCATTTCCATCGTCACTTCTTTCATCGTCGGCCTTTCCTCACCATTTAGCTTGATGCATCGTCTAACAAGCTCCGCGACTGCCTGAAGTTGTTCCAAACTCCCTTCTCTCAGAATTCGGGGATCCACAATCTGGAACAGGCGATTTTCCTTGATGGCCATGACAAAATAAGTGGACAGGTTCCTTTCCTGCTCACTCTTTTCGGGCGAAAGAGGTTTTCTCCCTGTCATCAGCTCTGCCAAGACGACTCCAAAGCTGTAAACGTCGCTTTTCTCTGTCAATTGGCTTGTTTGGAAATACTCTGGATCAAGATAGCCTAACGTCCCCTGTACCAGAGTGGTCACTTGCGTTTGATCGAGTGGGACTAATCTCGATGCTCCAAAATCTGCTATTTTCGCGGTGTAGCTATCGTCTAACAGTATATTGGGAGATTTTACGTCTCTGTGAATAACAGGCATGGCCGCTGAGGAATGAAGATAAGCAAGTGCACCAGCAGACTCCGTGGCGATCCTGAGCCGATTTTCCCACGTGAACCAAGGCATTCCTCCACTGTTATGTATATGGTGAAAGACTGTTCCATTGGAAACATACTCGTAGACGAGCAAAGGCACCTCGGTTTCCAAACAGCAACCTAAAAGTTTCACCACATTTCTGTGGTTAACTTGAGTCAAAATAACAACCTCATTGATAAACAGCTCTATTTGGCTCTGATCCATtatttttgacttcttaatCGCGACTATACGATTATCACTGAGGATCCCTTTGTAAACTGTTCCATAACCACCTCGACCAAGAATGCGATCCTCAGCGTAATTGTTGGTGGCTTTTTCGAGTTCTCCAGCCGAAAAGACTTTAGCTGATTCCGTCATGCTCTCGTTTGAAGAAAGCTGCTGCCTTAGTAGCACACCGCCATTTTGCAGGAAGAATTTCTCTCTCAGTTTAGCTAGTTTCCTCTTCTGGATGATCAAGTATGAACCAGCAATGCCAATCATCAAGACCAATATGCCAAAGCTCAAGCCTGAAAAATTTACATTTCGGAGCACAGAACAAACACACTAAGATAGAGACATGGAAGCTAGCAACATCAACTTGGCACATATTAGAGTCACACTGCTCATGTtccaatgatatatataactcTCCATGTTCAAATACATACAGTTTCATGATTCATGACAAGAAGTTTCAAGGCAAGAATGCTGTGGTGactgattgattattcatcgCTCCAATGGTGTATGACATTCACAAATTTTTATCCCAACAACTGCTCCAATCTTTGGCATCGTCTGCTCTACAAAATTTTATCAAGTTCATAATTTACATTTCTCCTCTTTGCACAAGTACCTTAAAAACcaaggttctaaaaagcgtAATGCCCAGACGAACAGCCCATCCTCCACTAGCGCTagacagtttttttttttttttttaaatatatataattttacaaTATCTAAAATTAATCCATATGCATAACTGTGTTCAACATTTTCATTAATATTCTTTAGTATTAATGCTTACTAATATGAATAAGTTTTTATGTGCATatttcaacaaattttttttaactattttcgttaaaaaatttatataattttttaaatttaatatttttttaaatttaatatttttttaaaaaaaatgaaccgGCTAGGCGATCGATTTTTTCAGCACAGCAAAATCAGGACACTGAGTGACCGCCCACTGTCTAGGCGCGATGTCTTTTAAAACATAGTTAACAACATATTCTTAGAGTTTTAAGTCAAAGAAACCTTAGGCTTTGTtggacaaataaataaaaacacttAACAGTATGTTTTTagataagattttttttaaaaaaaataataattattattttttaaaaaattgttctcctaatataatttttaaagaagaattgagaaatatttttatggtattttaaaataaaaaaaagtgagTAAAATGGGCAATATATTATCACAAACAAGAAAAAACGAGAAGAAAGAAAATTACAATAAGATAGTTTTTTAAATacctttttaaatatttttaactatGAAAAGGTTTTTAAAGAATAATCGTCCAAACAcgtatttattcttaaaacaactttaaaattttttatgaaaatagTTTTTTACATCAAATATccctataaaatattaaaaatgtatTATTCTTCTTTGTACAAATTTATCAGGCATTGTACTTTTTACCCTTCTGATTATGAGTTGGTTGACACGCGTCTTTCCTAAAATTGGGTATGCatttttttgagaatataaaacATTTGGTACAAAATGCCACTATatgattataataatttttggatttgttaaaaaaaagtattatttaCACTTCAAAAAGTATTAATAACACttcatttcatatttttatttcattagtTAACAAACATACCCTCACATATAACTTTctttatatacaaatatttcTTTACATACAAAACTTTAATTGATCCTTCAAAATCTAAACTTATATTTTCCCATATTAACTATTAGTCTTATTATTGTGGAAAAAtcttttgatattttaatttagttcatattttatatgatttcactgtaagtttaaatttttaatatgtttatatttatatctCAAGTTTTACCGAAAGTTCAtataattaatcaaattaatcatcaaaataaaaatatacttaTAATTAGCCAGATTCAATtatctaattttttatttttattttaaaattaattttttttatttcttttcaatttattaaaaatttcaaaatcgatcaaaaattttgataaaagttctaaatgaaaatattttttattcaaaaattaaattaaactcaTTTGATTTAATTGGTAATCAAATCAAGTAACATTCTTACACATAATTactatattaattttataatatatattaaaaaccaATATCACAAAATCTagcatatttaataaaaaaaatattatcatgctaattaaaatattattatttattattatacatttgaatataatataatatcatttagaaataataataatagtttgTGATTATAATaagaaatataatataattagttCGTGAGTACAATCATTTTGgtgacattttttaaaaaagaaaattagTGACATAacttatttgagatattttcaaataaaatcttTCACAATAATACGATAATATTTAGagataatttattatataaaatattttgtaatttgaaaattagtttcattaaaaaatttattttataggaAAGTTGTATTTGTagtttatattaaatataaccTTTTGTCATTAAAAAAAGAAACGAAATAGGAAAGTgtgtaaattttaaaatgatagaTTTTCAACACAAAATTAGGAAAGAATATGCAAGGCTAATAATGTCaatctaaaaaattaaatacatgAATTGGAGTGTGATTAACACTTTTGAAgtgtaaataacactcccctttgttaaaatacaacacatatatcataatataaccatttttttcacaaaaatccaacgaaaaaatatttattaaaaattttcccttttttattatttttaattttcatattattaaattttttattttaaatttctatcAATTGGATTTTTAGAATGGAAACTggtataataattatatatagattAGATATATAAAAGTCTTTATAGGATTTTTGTGTATAAATATGAATGAATAATTATTAAGAGTGGTGGTGCTTTTCTATATTGTTTGCATTTGTATTCTTGCAGtacaaaaatacaaataaattatatataatcaaatcaagtcaactcaaaaattattattttacccAGATTAGAGaagatgaataaaaaaaaaccttAAACAATATACACAaagtatattattttttaaactaattttcttttgttattaaatataaaaacaatatgttcatattaaaaaaaaaagttgacaCTTAATCATTTCTCATTTCAGCCCCTAAAGAACGTCGAGCTTCCTCTACGATCTAACTAAACAAACGAGAGATAATAATTTTTGGTTCAGTACTAAATCGTTCGATTTTGAGTTTTGATCCATtaataagtttaaaattttggtttttgtaAATTAACTATTAATTTCGTCGTTTTTGTTAATGGTTGACGTGACACGTGTTACATCAGTAATTGAACAACGACATTCGTAAATTAAAGTCAGTTATCAAacataaaaatgaataaattaaTGGTAACAAAAaagaaacaatatttttttgggGAAAGGAAAGGAGACACACAAAAGCTTATTAACGAACAATGGTAAGTACCTAAAGAGAGCCCCGTTACTTGTTTTTGTGAAGGACGTTTGGTGCAGCCACGTCCATTGATTCGGCCATCACCGTCGAATCCGCCGGGGCACGAACAGTTATAATTACCCGGAGTATTGATGCAGCTTCCCCGTGGATCGCAGGGATTATTCAGGCATTCATTTATATCTGCTAACATCACAGTATCAGACATGAATTTGTTTCAGACAACTTAATGAATCGTGGTATATAGAAGAAGCTAACCTTTGCAGCCTGGCTCCAAATATGCATTCCCCTCGTATCCATCAAAGCAGCTGCAGCTGTATCCTCCAAGTTTGGTATCCGTATCAATGCAACTAGTGTTCTGACCACAAGAAAAATCATTGGATTTCCGAGCTTCGGCGCAAGTTTTGTTCCCAATCACCCACTCCAGGACTATGGGGACATTTTCTGTTGTTCTGTTTTCAAACGTCGGGTCAGAAAGATCAGACACGCGAAAGGTGAATCTGTCTTGCTCACCTAGAAAGGCATAACCACAAGGGTCAAAGGACCACACTCGTGTGTGATTACGAAGGCTACCTAAAGCTGCATCAAAGCTCTGTAGTCCTCTGGGAATTGAGGTCTGGCAGCATCCAATTCCAGTGCAAAATCCATCCAGAAGATCCTCTTTTGCAGAGCAAGTGGAAATGCACCCTGTGGTAAAATTAGCTCCTTGTGTTCCTAATATTATAGCGAGATCGTCACATCCGACGATTGTGAACTTGTTTACCTCAGAGAAGCTGAAGTAGGGGTCTAGCTCGATAGAGAACGGGTTGGATGAGGTCACGTTGCCCTGTTTGTCGAAACAGCGAGTTGCTAACCAGTTCTTGACTCTCACTTGGGAGTTTGATATATCAACCACCTCAAGATTTTCAGTGATATAGGGCTTGGGAGGGTTGAAAGAAGTATTGCAGTTGATGTCAAACGACGGATCTACCGAACAACCTGAGCCTAAGCCAATGCCAAAAGGATATGGAACGGTCAAATTCCCGCACTTGCTTTGGCATCCAGGCTTGGCGATATTGTCACCTTTTGTGATGTTTGTGAGGGGTTGGGTTGTGTTGGTTTCTTCAGAATGCACCTGCAGGGAAATTTGCAGCATTGGTAGATGATACAAAAGGGCATACACAAGAATTAGTTTTGTGAGCATCTTTGCTACTTATGATATCCAACAAATCTAATGCATACACAATACAAACcaccatatatatatagctGCAAACTGGCTGATATGTATTATACTTTTCAACGTCaactaattaattattttctattcCTTTAATTCTCAACTACTTCAAGatcagtaaaaaaaaaaaaaaaaaaaaaaggcagaACAAGATTTATCCGAACAGTAAAGGATTAGTGAGACGTGTTTAGGCTCGAGGCTCTGAAAATCCTAACTCTTGCACTACAACTCAAGTTGGTCATGTACCCGTCCAATGAAGTTCGCCGTAACCATGAAGAAGCCTCATGCTTGCTCCTTGGTCTGCTTTTCAAGCGCGCGCTCCGGAAGCACACCTCATATGTGGAGATATTGgataaaaaagaaataaaaagacAAGGATATATAAatcatttctttttttttttttaatgaaaaattcaTTAAAAGGTAAATAGAACAAGTACAACTACGCCGGGCATTCCCGATATATTTACAATCGGAAATAAAGCGAAGCTCCAAAGGCTAAATATCAAAAACCAAATACATCAATCATACTTCGAAAACATACAACGCAAAATAAGAATCTTAATACGTCTAACCAATTCTTCAACACATGGTTCTTTATTCTCGAAGTGAGCTCGGTTACGTGCATTCCAAAGAAAATATATGCAAGCCGCCAACCCCATAACTCTCATGCAAGCCAACTTTCCGGCTCCTCTGTACACTCCCCGGAAAGCATTCAGTATCATGGTTGGTGATCTCATGAGTTTCTTCAAATCTAGCCAATCCCGTATACCATCCCAAATCTCGCTCGAAATACGGCATTGGAAGAATAAGTGTTGGATCGATTCATCACCATCCTTACATAATCCACATCTTTTATCCTCCACAAAGCCAAGTCTATCTTTCGTAAGCAACTTCCCATGAGCAAAGAGCCACAAGATAACTCTATGCTTAGGTAAGATACAAGATTTCCAAACAATAGGCTTCCACTGCCAAACACCTCTAGTACCCAAGAAGGATCCATAAGCTCTCTTCAAGTCACCACCGCCCCTAAACCAAACCTCCAACTCACGTCTCGCAAGCTCAATCGATCCAAGCCTCTCCACCAATAAGTCTCGTATACGCATCAAATTTTTTATCAACGGTGACTCCTCCATATGCCATCTCCAAAGCCACACATCCCCAAATGATCGGTATTTATGATTCACCCATTTTATCCACAAGGCTTCCTTTCTCATGTGAACCTTCCAAAGAGTTTTAGCAAGCAATGCCTTGTTTCAAGCCGATAAATCTTTCAACCCCAATCCCCCATCTTCTATCGGTTTACAAACCTCCCTCCAAGCAATCGGTGGGTGTTTGGTATTCCAAATAAAGTTCCGGCAAATAGCATAAATTTTATCAATAATGTTGGATGGTAAAGGCAATATAGATAACCAAAAGCACTCCACCCCTTGTAGAACGGACCTCACCAATTCAATCTTTCCCGCATATGATAAAGAATTCTTTGGCCATCTCGACACCCTTTCTCCAATGGCATCTACAAGTAAGCTATAATCAGATGTGCGTAGTCTAGCCGAAGATATCGGAATACCAAGATATCTAAATGGTAACACCCCTTCTTTGAATCCCAACAACTCCAAGATAGCACTTTTATCCTCCATACACACACCGGCCATGAACACATTCGACTTCAACAAGTTGATCTTCACACCGGACATATCACTAAACCGACTCAAACGCTCAAAAACCGCCTCAATGCTCATCACATCACCTCTAGAGAATAGCAACAAGTCGTCCGCATAGGCAAGATGAGTTATGCCAAGAGCCGCACACCTCGGGTGAAAATTGAAGTGTGAAGATCGGGGCATATCCTTCAATGCTCTGGTGAGAGGTTCAAGATAGAGAGTAAATAACAATGGTGAAAGCGGATCCCCTTGTCTCAAACCCCTCCTCCCTTCAAAAAAACCATTCAATTCTCCATTAACGCACACCGAGTAAGATGTCGTCGAAACACACTCCATAATCCACTCAACAAAATTCCTAGGAAAGTTCAATGCAACAAGAGTCTCCATAAGATAATTCCAATCCACCATGTCATAAGCCTTTTGTAAATCCACCTTCAAAGTACAACGTGCCGAAATATTTTTCCGAGCATATCTTCTCAAGAGCTCTTGTGCAAGATGAATATTATCAACAATAGATCTCCCCTTCAAAAACGCCGCTTGAGCATCATCAACCAAATCCCCAATCACCTCCTTCAACCTCATGACCAAAATTTTGGATATAACTTTGTAGAACACCGTGCAACAAGATATGGGTCTATAATCGTTCACCGACATGGCTTGAGCACTCTTTGGAACAAGTGCTATGACGAAATGGTTCCATTATCTCAACAACTTGTCATTAGTAAAGAATTCTTCCACCGCTCTAAACATATCCTCTCCTACCAAGTCCCAGGAGTGTTTGAAAAAGTAAGATCCAAATCCATCCGGCCCTGGTGCTTTATGATTCTCAATATCAAAAAGTGCATTCTTCATCTCCTCACGAGTGACTTTGGCCACCAATCCACTCCATTTATCCTCCGAAACCAACGGCCCCAGGGGGATCACATCCTTATCGAGCTCACTAGTATCCGATCGGTTGCCCAACAAGCTTTTAAAGTGACCAACAAACTCATCTCGAATCTCATCCATGTCATAAATAAGATCACCATGTATGTTCCGCACCACCTTAATACCACTCTTCTTGTTGTTTCTCTTAATCAAATCGTAGAAGAACTTTGTACACCTATCTCCCTCCAACAAGTACTTGCACTTAGATTTTTGTGCAAGGAATAAGCGTTCGGTCTCAAGCAACCTCTCCGCTTTCCTACGCACTAAGTGATACTCCTCATCCATAGATTCCCCATGAAGAATAGAATTTTAACAGCTTCTAAAGTATATTTGATATATAGTACTCGTATTAATTATTTCTCTTTGCATAACTAGCTAGATTCTAGTATATGATCATCATGAGTGCCTCACTTTTAAAAGgtttgttttgcattgcatGTTGCGCCAAAACTCTACTCTGCATGCCTCAGGCGTAAACTTCTTCTTATATATATTAGGAATTAATATGGTCTTGTCTCGATTCCTAGCTAGACCTAGCGTCGAACGATTAAGCCATTAGCTGCTTGAAAATGTTGGTGAGCTAGGCACATTGATCAGGAGTGCAATTCGAAAGCTAGCAACAAATAAGCTGTTGCAGAAATAAAATTCATCAAGTTGATCGAAAAACGACATTACATGATCAGTTACGTTGGAGCGATAAAatagtattaaaaaaaaaaaaagtttggcCATGGCAAATAAATTGGGAGTTGACTGACTTAAATTTGCATTTTAAGAATTACAAAATCCATTGATCAACTAATAAAGCTTAAACAAAGAAGAAACAGAGAATTGGAGAAGAATGTCAGCAGCCTgtctttttctttcttctttaaataatcaagattcaaaatttatcacCTCAAAATAAGAAC
The window above is part of the Henckelia pumila isolate YLH828 unplaced genomic scaffold, ASM3356847v2 CTG_525:::fragment_1, whole genome shotgun sequence genome. Proteins encoded here:
- the LOC140872973 gene encoding uncharacterized protein — protein: MLTKLILVYALLYHLPMLQISLQVHSEETNTTQPLTNITKGDNIAKPGCQSKCGNLTVPYPFGIGLGSGCSVDPSFDINCNTSFNPPKPYITENLEVVDISNSQVRVKNWLATRCFDKQGNVTSSNPFSIELDPYFSFSEVNKFTIVGCDDLAIILGTQGANFTTGCISTCSAKEDLLDGFCTGIGCCQTSIPRGLQSFDAALGSLRNHTRVWSFDPCGYAFLGEQDRFTFRVSDLSDPTFENRTTENVPIVLEWVIGNKTCAEARKSNDFSCGQNTSCIDTDTKLGGYSCSCFDGYEGNAYLEPGCKDINECLNNPCDPRGSCINTPGNYNCSCPGGFDGDGRINGRGCTKRPSQKQVTGLSLGLSFGILVLMIGIAGSYLIIQKRKLAKLREKFFLQNGGVLLRQQLSSNESMTESAKVFSAGELEKATNNYAEDRILGRGGYGTVYKGILSDNRIVAIKKSKIMDQSQIELFINEVVILTQVNHRNVVKLLGCCLETEVPLLVYEYVSNGTVFHHIHNSGGMPWFTWENRLRIATESAGALAYLHSSAAMPVIHRDVKSPNILLDDSYTAKIADFGASRLVPLDQTQVTTLVQGTLGYLDPEYFQTSQLTEKSDVYSFGVVLAELMTGRKPLSPEKSEQERNLSTYFVMAIKENRLFQIVDPRILREGSLEQLQAVAELVRRCIKLNGEERPTMKEVTMEMEMLRKYNVVHSNKQDVIIETSIGSKTVETDLFPPPVSTSPDFFTGEYSGLYSLESHMLPSNNLNVLTCVDSFRVIRFQIKFFAKMFTKLLLYAFWYHLAMLQISLVHSEKTNTTQPLTNITKGANIAKPGCQSKCGNLTVPYPFGIGLGSGCSVDPSFDINCNTSFNPPKPYSMGNLEVVDISNSEVRVKNWLATRCFNQQGNLTLSNSFYINLETYFSFSDKNKFTIVGCDDLAIILGTKGANFSTGCVSTCAAKEDLQDGFCTGIGCCQTSIPRGLQSFAAGLGSLYNHTVVWPFDRCGYAFLGDQDSFTFRVSDLSDPTFKNRTIENVPIVLEWVIGNKTCSEARKSNDFSCHQNSSCIDTDTKLGGYSCSCFNGYEGNPYLEPGCKDINECLDSPCDPLGICVNTLGSFNCSCPVGFDGDGRSNGRGCTKRPSQKQVTGLSLGLSFGLLALMIGITGSYFIIQKRKLAKLREKFFLQNGGVLMRQQLSSNESMTEAAKIFSAGELEKATNKYAEDRILGRGGYGTVYKGILSDNRIVAIKKSKIMDQSQIELFINEVVILTQVNHRNVVKLLGCCLETEVPLLVYEYVSNGTVFHHIHNSGGMPWFTWENRLRIATESAGALAYLHSSAAMPVIHRDVKSPNILLDDSYTAKIADFGASRLVPLDQTQVTTLVQGTLGYLDPEYFQTSQLTEKSDVYSFGVVLAELMTGRKPLSPEKSEQERNLSTYFVMAIKENRLFQIVDPRILREGSLEQLQAVAELVRRCLKLNGEERPTMKEVTMELERFRKYNVHSSYKHDVIIETSISSKTVETDLFPVSLSPEFFTGEYSGQYSLDSQMFPLKNVPR